Proteins from a genomic interval of Gadus morhua chromosome 19, gadMor3.0, whole genome shotgun sequence:
- the man1b1a gene encoding endoplasmic reticulum mannosyl-oligosaccharide 1,2-alpha-mannosidase isoform X2: MYPSSRKDFISLTLSDSYNNGKHRRQSCWRKWKQLSRLQRSLIFFLLALMLILGLLSYPSLNQDWPVPSDREEWLEAGEREPEAEPPGVRPVADPAIRKVPGFNKGPEVGPPAVLPGLLPQVVERPQGPQGPVPKKAPVKKRPLVSRRGPPGFQRWNNASDWPLRRDQPEQLADRADEEEEQEKEEKIVSWRGAMIEADQGTEPLPSAGERQEGGAALAGRDVAAAVPAPGIAVSPAAVQEVVDRPEAVRQAFRHAWLGYKSYAWGHDELKPVSKTFAEWFGLGLTLVDALDTMWILGLKEEFSEARGWVEKDLSFSRNVDVNLFESTIRVLGGLLSTYHLTSDQLFLEKAIDIGSRLMPAFNTPSKIPYSDVNIGKGTAHPPRWTTDSTVAEVTSIQLEFRELSRLTGDPQYQNAVNEVTRLVHNLAGKKDGLVPMFINTNTGHFSHKGVFTLGARTDSYYEYLLKQWIQGGKTEDSLLEDYLHALEGVRSHLLRQSGPSQLTFVGELSHNRFNPKMDHLVCFLPGTLALGAHHGLPGDHMDLAQQLMETCHQMYVQMETGLSPEIAHFNLPPATDGRDIHVKTPDRHNLLRPETVESLFYLYRFTKDPKYQDWGWDILQSFNKHTKVATGGYTSINNVRDPVNPGPRDKMESFFLGETLKYLYLLFSNDTELLSLDKFVFNTEAHPLPIWPSPPK, encoded by the exons ATGTACCCCTCCTCGAGGAAGGACTTCATCTCTCTGACCCTGTCCGACTCCTACAACAATGGGAAGCACCGCAGACAGTCTTGTTGGAGG aagtggAAACAGTTGTCACGCCTCCAGCGGAGTTTGATCTTCTTCCTGCTGGCTCTGATGCTCATCCTGGGTCTGCTGTCCTACCCCAGCCTCAACCAGGATTGGCCCG tgCCGTCAGACAGGGAGGAATGGCTGGAGGCGGGGGAGCGGGAGCCAGAGGCCGAGCCCCCGGGGGTGAGGCCCGTTGCGGACCCAGCCATCAGGAAAGTCCCTGGCTTCAACAAGGGTCCAGAGGTGGGCCCTCCCGCAGTCCTCCCAGGACTTCTACCGCAGGTCGTCGAAAGACCACAGGGGCCCCAAGGTCCTGTCCCCAAGAAAGCTCCTGTTAAG AAGCGTCCGCTGGTGAGCAGGCGTGGACCGCCGGGCTTCCAGCGCTGGAACAACGCCTCTGATTGGCCACTGAGGAGGGATCAGCCGGAGCAACTGGCCGACCGGgccgatgaagaggaggagcaggagaaagaggagaagatcGTCAG CTGGCGGGGGGCCATGATCGAGGCGGACCAGGGGACGGAGCCCCTCCCCTCGgctggagagagacaagagggagGGGCTGCCCTGGCAGGAAGGGATGTCGCTGCTGCTGTTCCCGCCCCCGGCATCGCAG tgtcCCCAGCGGCCGTTCAGGAGGTGGTGGACCGCCCGGAGGCCGTGCGTCAGGCCTTCCGCCACGCCTGGCTGGGCTATAAGAGCTACGCCTGGGGCCACGACGAGCTGAAGCCCGTCTCCAAGACCTTCGCCGAGTGGTTCGGCCTGGGCCTCACCCTGGTGGACGCCCTGGACACCATGTGGATCCTGGGCCTGAAGGAGG agTTCTCGGAGGCCCGTGGCTGGGTGGAGAAGGACCTGTCCTTCTCCAGGAACGTGGACGTGAACCTGTTCGAGAGCACCATCCGGGTCCTCGGCGGGCTGCTGAGCACCTACCACCTGACCTCCGACCAGCTGTTCCTGGAGAAAGct ATCGACATCGGGTCCAGGCTGATGCCGGCCTTCAACACCCCCTCTAAGATCCCCTACTCGGACGTCAACATCGGGAAGGGCACGGCCCACCCGCCCCGCTGGACCACCGACAGCACGGTGGCCGAGGTGACCAGCATCCagctggagttcagagagctcAGCCGCCTCACCGGGGACCCCCAGTACCAG AACGCGGTCAACGAGGTGACCAGGCTGGTGCACAACCTGGCGGGCAAGAAGGACGGCCTGGTGCCCATGTTCATCAACACCAACACGGGACACTTCTCCCACAAGGGGGTGTTCACGCTGGGGGCGCGCACCGACAGCTACTACGAGTACCTGCTCAAACAGTGGATCCAGGGCGGCAAGACCGAGGACAG cctGCTGGAGGACTACCTGCATGCtctggagggggtgaggagccaCCTGCTTCGACAGTCTGGACCCAGCCAGCTCACCTTCGTAGGAGAACTGTCCCACAACCGCTTCAACCCCAAGATG gaccacctGGTGTGCTTCCTCCCGGGCACCCTGGCCCTGGGAGCCCACCACGGGCTCCCAGGGGACCACATGGACCTGGCCCAGCAGCTGATGGAGACGTGCCACCAGATGTACGTCCAGATGGAGACCGGCCTGAGCCCCGAGATCGCCCATTTCAACCTCCCCCCCGCCACCGACGGCCGCGACATCCACGTCAAG acTCCAGACAGGCACAATCTGCTGAGACCAGAGACGGTGGAGAGCTTATTCTACCTCTACCGCTTCACCAAGGACCCCAAGTACCAGGACTGGGGCTGGGACATCCTTCAGAGCTTCAACAAGCACACCAAG gtggCGACTGGCGGCTACACCTCCATCAACAACGTCCGCGACCCCGTGAACCCAGGTCCCCGGGACAAGATGGAGAGCTTCTTCCTGGGGGAGACCCTGAAGTATCTCTACCTGCTCTTCTCCAACGACACGGAGCTCCTCAGCCTGGACAAGTTTGTGTTCAACACCGAGGCCCACCCGCTGCCTATCTGGCCCTCGCCACCCAAGTAA
- the man1b1a gene encoding endoplasmic reticulum mannosyl-oligosaccharide 1,2-alpha-mannosidase isoform X3, with protein MYPSSRKDFISLTLSDSYNNGKHRRQSCWRKWKQLSRLQRSLIFFLLALMLILGLLSYPSLNQDWPVPSDREEWLEAGEREPEAEPPGVRPVADPAIRKVPGFNKGPEVGPPAVLPGLLPQVVERPQGPQGPVPKKAPVKLSIGWQKRPLVSRRGPPGFQRWNNASDWPLRRDQPEQLADRADEEEEQEKEEKIVSWRGAMIEADQGTEPLPSAGERQEGGAALAGRDVAAAVPAPGIAEFSEARGWVEKDLSFSRNVDVNLFESTIRVLGGLLSTYHLTSDQLFLEKAIDIGSRLMPAFNTPSKIPYSDVNIGKGTAHPPRWTTDSTVAEVTSIQLEFRELSRLTGDPQYQNAVNEVTRLVHNLAGKKDGLVPMFINTNTGHFSHKGVFTLGARTDSYYEYLLKQWIQGGKTEDSLLEDYLHALEGVRSHLLRQSGPSQLTFVGELSHNRFNPKMDHLVCFLPGTLALGAHHGLPGDHMDLAQQLMETCHQMYVQMETGLSPEIAHFNLPPATDGRDIHVKTPDRHNLLRPETVESLFYLYRFTKDPKYQDWGWDILQSFNKHTKVATGGYTSINNVRDPVNPGPRDKMESFFLGETLKYLYLLFSNDTELLSLDKFVFNTEAHPLPIWPSPPK; from the exons ATGTACCCCTCCTCGAGGAAGGACTTCATCTCTCTGACCCTGTCCGACTCCTACAACAATGGGAAGCACCGCAGACAGTCTTGTTGGAGG aagtggAAACAGTTGTCACGCCTCCAGCGGAGTTTGATCTTCTTCCTGCTGGCTCTGATGCTCATCCTGGGTCTGCTGTCCTACCCCAGCCTCAACCAGGATTGGCCCG tgCCGTCAGACAGGGAGGAATGGCTGGAGGCGGGGGAGCGGGAGCCAGAGGCCGAGCCCCCGGGGGTGAGGCCCGTTGCGGACCCAGCCATCAGGAAAGTCCCTGGCTTCAACAAGGGTCCAGAGGTGGGCCCTCCCGCAGTCCTCCCAGGACTTCTACCGCAGGTCGTCGAAAGACCACAGGGGCCCCAAGGTCCTGTCCCCAAGAAAGCTCCTGTTAAG CTATCCATCGGTTGGCAGAAGCGTCCGCTGGTGAGCAGGCGTGGACCGCCGGGCTTCCAGCGCTGGAACAACGCCTCTGATTGGCCACTGAGGAGGGATCAGCCGGAGCAACTGGCCGACCGGgccgatgaagaggaggagcaggagaaagaggagaagatcGTCAG CTGGCGGGGGGCCATGATCGAGGCGGACCAGGGGACGGAGCCCCTCCCCTCGgctggagagagacaagagggagGGGCTGCCCTGGCAGGAAGGGATGTCGCTGCTGCTGTTCCCGCCCCCGGCATCGCAG agTTCTCGGAGGCCCGTGGCTGGGTGGAGAAGGACCTGTCCTTCTCCAGGAACGTGGACGTGAACCTGTTCGAGAGCACCATCCGGGTCCTCGGCGGGCTGCTGAGCACCTACCACCTGACCTCCGACCAGCTGTTCCTGGAGAAAGct ATCGACATCGGGTCCAGGCTGATGCCGGCCTTCAACACCCCCTCTAAGATCCCCTACTCGGACGTCAACATCGGGAAGGGCACGGCCCACCCGCCCCGCTGGACCACCGACAGCACGGTGGCCGAGGTGACCAGCATCCagctggagttcagagagctcAGCCGCCTCACCGGGGACCCCCAGTACCAG AACGCGGTCAACGAGGTGACCAGGCTGGTGCACAACCTGGCGGGCAAGAAGGACGGCCTGGTGCCCATGTTCATCAACACCAACACGGGACACTTCTCCCACAAGGGGGTGTTCACGCTGGGGGCGCGCACCGACAGCTACTACGAGTACCTGCTCAAACAGTGGATCCAGGGCGGCAAGACCGAGGACAG cctGCTGGAGGACTACCTGCATGCtctggagggggtgaggagccaCCTGCTTCGACAGTCTGGACCCAGCCAGCTCACCTTCGTAGGAGAACTGTCCCACAACCGCTTCAACCCCAAGATG gaccacctGGTGTGCTTCCTCCCGGGCACCCTGGCCCTGGGAGCCCACCACGGGCTCCCAGGGGACCACATGGACCTGGCCCAGCAGCTGATGGAGACGTGCCACCAGATGTACGTCCAGATGGAGACCGGCCTGAGCCCCGAGATCGCCCATTTCAACCTCCCCCCCGCCACCGACGGCCGCGACATCCACGTCAAG acTCCAGACAGGCACAATCTGCTGAGACCAGAGACGGTGGAGAGCTTATTCTACCTCTACCGCTTCACCAAGGACCCCAAGTACCAGGACTGGGGCTGGGACATCCTTCAGAGCTTCAACAAGCACACCAAG gtggCGACTGGCGGCTACACCTCCATCAACAACGTCCGCGACCCCGTGAACCCAGGTCCCCGGGACAAGATGGAGAGCTTCTTCCTGGGGGAGACCCTGAAGTATCTCTACCTGCTCTTCTCCAACGACACGGAGCTCCTCAGCCTGGACAAGTTTGTGTTCAACACCGAGGCCCACCCGCTGCCTATCTGGCCCTCGCCACCCAAGTAA
- the man1b1a gene encoding endoplasmic reticulum mannosyl-oligosaccharide 1,2-alpha-mannosidase isoform X1: MYPSSRKDFISLTLSDSYNNGKHRRQSCWRKWKQLSRLQRSLIFFLLALMLILGLLSYPSLNQDWPVPSDREEWLEAGEREPEAEPPGVRPVADPAIRKVPGFNKGPEVGPPAVLPGLLPQVVERPQGPQGPVPKKAPVKLSIGWQKRPLVSRRGPPGFQRWNNASDWPLRRDQPEQLADRADEEEEQEKEEKIVSWRGAMIEADQGTEPLPSAGERQEGGAALAGRDVAAAVPAPGIAVSPAAVQEVVDRPEAVRQAFRHAWLGYKSYAWGHDELKPVSKTFAEWFGLGLTLVDALDTMWILGLKEEFSEARGWVEKDLSFSRNVDVNLFESTIRVLGGLLSTYHLTSDQLFLEKAIDIGSRLMPAFNTPSKIPYSDVNIGKGTAHPPRWTTDSTVAEVTSIQLEFRELSRLTGDPQYQNAVNEVTRLVHNLAGKKDGLVPMFINTNTGHFSHKGVFTLGARTDSYYEYLLKQWIQGGKTEDSLLEDYLHALEGVRSHLLRQSGPSQLTFVGELSHNRFNPKMDHLVCFLPGTLALGAHHGLPGDHMDLAQQLMETCHQMYVQMETGLSPEIAHFNLPPATDGRDIHVKTPDRHNLLRPETVESLFYLYRFTKDPKYQDWGWDILQSFNKHTKVATGGYTSINNVRDPVNPGPRDKMESFFLGETLKYLYLLFSNDTELLSLDKFVFNTEAHPLPIWPSPPK; this comes from the exons ATGTACCCCTCCTCGAGGAAGGACTTCATCTCTCTGACCCTGTCCGACTCCTACAACAATGGGAAGCACCGCAGACAGTCTTGTTGGAGG aagtggAAACAGTTGTCACGCCTCCAGCGGAGTTTGATCTTCTTCCTGCTGGCTCTGATGCTCATCCTGGGTCTGCTGTCCTACCCCAGCCTCAACCAGGATTGGCCCG tgCCGTCAGACAGGGAGGAATGGCTGGAGGCGGGGGAGCGGGAGCCAGAGGCCGAGCCCCCGGGGGTGAGGCCCGTTGCGGACCCAGCCATCAGGAAAGTCCCTGGCTTCAACAAGGGTCCAGAGGTGGGCCCTCCCGCAGTCCTCCCAGGACTTCTACCGCAGGTCGTCGAAAGACCACAGGGGCCCCAAGGTCCTGTCCCCAAGAAAGCTCCTGTTAAG CTATCCATCGGTTGGCAGAAGCGTCCGCTGGTGAGCAGGCGTGGACCGCCGGGCTTCCAGCGCTGGAACAACGCCTCTGATTGGCCACTGAGGAGGGATCAGCCGGAGCAACTGGCCGACCGGgccgatgaagaggaggagcaggagaaagaggagaagatcGTCAG CTGGCGGGGGGCCATGATCGAGGCGGACCAGGGGACGGAGCCCCTCCCCTCGgctggagagagacaagagggagGGGCTGCCCTGGCAGGAAGGGATGTCGCTGCTGCTGTTCCCGCCCCCGGCATCGCAG tgtcCCCAGCGGCCGTTCAGGAGGTGGTGGACCGCCCGGAGGCCGTGCGTCAGGCCTTCCGCCACGCCTGGCTGGGCTATAAGAGCTACGCCTGGGGCCACGACGAGCTGAAGCCCGTCTCCAAGACCTTCGCCGAGTGGTTCGGCCTGGGCCTCACCCTGGTGGACGCCCTGGACACCATGTGGATCCTGGGCCTGAAGGAGG agTTCTCGGAGGCCCGTGGCTGGGTGGAGAAGGACCTGTCCTTCTCCAGGAACGTGGACGTGAACCTGTTCGAGAGCACCATCCGGGTCCTCGGCGGGCTGCTGAGCACCTACCACCTGACCTCCGACCAGCTGTTCCTGGAGAAAGct ATCGACATCGGGTCCAGGCTGATGCCGGCCTTCAACACCCCCTCTAAGATCCCCTACTCGGACGTCAACATCGGGAAGGGCACGGCCCACCCGCCCCGCTGGACCACCGACAGCACGGTGGCCGAGGTGACCAGCATCCagctggagttcagagagctcAGCCGCCTCACCGGGGACCCCCAGTACCAG AACGCGGTCAACGAGGTGACCAGGCTGGTGCACAACCTGGCGGGCAAGAAGGACGGCCTGGTGCCCATGTTCATCAACACCAACACGGGACACTTCTCCCACAAGGGGGTGTTCACGCTGGGGGCGCGCACCGACAGCTACTACGAGTACCTGCTCAAACAGTGGATCCAGGGCGGCAAGACCGAGGACAG cctGCTGGAGGACTACCTGCATGCtctggagggggtgaggagccaCCTGCTTCGACAGTCTGGACCCAGCCAGCTCACCTTCGTAGGAGAACTGTCCCACAACCGCTTCAACCCCAAGATG gaccacctGGTGTGCTTCCTCCCGGGCACCCTGGCCCTGGGAGCCCACCACGGGCTCCCAGGGGACCACATGGACCTGGCCCAGCAGCTGATGGAGACGTGCCACCAGATGTACGTCCAGATGGAGACCGGCCTGAGCCCCGAGATCGCCCATTTCAACCTCCCCCCCGCCACCGACGGCCGCGACATCCACGTCAAG acTCCAGACAGGCACAATCTGCTGAGACCAGAGACGGTGGAGAGCTTATTCTACCTCTACCGCTTCACCAAGGACCCCAAGTACCAGGACTGGGGCTGGGACATCCTTCAGAGCTTCAACAAGCACACCAAG gtggCGACTGGCGGCTACACCTCCATCAACAACGTCCGCGACCCCGTGAACCCAGGTCCCCGGGACAAGATGGAGAGCTTCTTCCTGGGGGAGACCCTGAAGTATCTCTACCTGCTCTTCTCCAACGACACGGAGCTCCTCAGCCTGGACAAGTTTGTGTTCAACACCGAGGCCCACCCGCTGCCTATCTGGCCCTCGCCACCCAAGTAA